A genomic window from Salvelinus sp. IW2-2015 linkage group LG13, ASM291031v2, whole genome shotgun sequence includes:
- the LOC111972397 gene encoding LOW QUALITY PROTEIN: regulator of G-protein signaling 5-like (The sequence of the model RefSeq protein was modified relative to this genomic sequence to represent the inferred CDS: substituted 1 base at 1 genomic stop codon), whose protein sequence is MCRGLAALPQTCLERAKEIKSKLGVLLQKPENGIDLIIPYPEKPEKKPEKLQKXAIPEEAAQWRESLDHVLTNSYGLAMFRGFLRSEFSEENIEFWVACENFKKIKSPMKMTVKARQIYEDFIQTEGPREVNIDHYTKDVTLRNLVDLSSTTFDLAQKRIYALMEKDSFGRFLRSEKYQELVK, encoded by the exons atgtgtaGAGGATTAGCTGCATTACCCCAAACATGTCTGGAAAG GGCTAAAGAGATCAAGTCTAAGTTGGGGGTTCTCCTCCAGAAGCCTGAGAATGGCATTGACCTGATTATCCCCTACCCCGAGAAACCAGAGAAGAAGCCAGAGAAGCTTCAGAAGTGA GCCATTCCTGAAGAGGCTGCTCAGTGGCGTGAGTCCCTCGACCATGTGCTGACCAACAGCT ATGGCCTGGCCATGTTCCGTGGCTTCCTGCGCTCTGAGTTCAGTGAGGAGAACATTGAGTTCTGGGTGGCCTGTGAGAACTTCAAAAAGATCAAGTCTCCCATGAAGATGACTGTGAAAGCCAGACAGATCTATGAGGACTTCATCCAGACCGAGGGACCCAGAGAG GTGAACATTGATCATTACACCAAGGATGTGACCCTGAGGAACCTGGTTGACCTTTCCTCCACAACCTTTGACCTGGCCCAGAAGAGAATTTATGCTCTGATGGAGAAGGACTCCTTCGGCCGCTTCCTGAGATCCGAGAAGTACCAGGAGCTGGTTAAATAA